One Clavelina lepadiformis chromosome 1, kaClaLepa1.1, whole genome shotgun sequence genomic region harbors:
- the LOC143464681 gene encoding thioredoxin domain-containing protein-like, translating into MKFIICFIVTFLSVFNGGTSEFDPNAVSHTTKAELLSMIEEEKEVLVYFYTNFEDCLQCKEKMPQFHETAVYLEKLEEGKVKSYKLAIKFPEYGVNSFPQLIFFHGKIPFRYDKPDEFTPDNILDWVEEAKQTPLPELSDETFEHLTQASTGATTGDWLIMFANGQRPECMKPNLPDLATTAARLRRRKNVAIVNTSVCPVIGKRFEIHPQNHCVKLLFFHRTEMYHYDKTDRSSAALLKYVLQDYSKDEVLKIPPPLDHKNAELESMIAALKAHFLEHANISQLTFFSGVGFGLLGVFAALLFILRRYRKKKLL; encoded by the exons ATGaagtttataatttgtttcattgtgacatttttgtctgtttttaatGGAGGCACATCCGAATTTGATCCAAATGCTGTTTCACATACAACCAAAGCAGAACTACTTTCTATGATTGAGGAAGAGAAAGAAGTcttggtttattttt ATACAAATTTTGAAGATTGCCTtcaatgcaaagaaaaaatgccACAATTTCATGAAACTGCTGTCTACCTGGAGAAGTTAGAAGAAGGAAAG gTGAAGAGCTACAAATTGGCAATTAAGTTTCCAGAATATGGTGTAAACTCATTTCcacaacttattttttttcatgGAAAAATACCATTTCGGTATGATAAACCAG ATGAATTTACGCCTGACAACATTTTGGATTGGGTTGAAGAAGCTAAACAAACACCTCTTCCAGAGCTTAGTGACGAGACCTTTGAACATCTCACACAGGCATCAACTGGAGCAACAACGGGGGACTGGTTGATAATGTT TGCCAATGGGCAACGGCCAGAGTGCATGAAGCCAAATTTACCTGATCTTGCAACAACTGCTGCGAGATTGAGAAGACGAAAAAATGTAGCAATTGTTAACACTAGTGTATGCCCCGTCATTGGAAAAAGATTTGAAATACATCCCCAAAATCACTGTGTAAAACTACTATT TTTCCATCGCACAGAAATGTACCACTATGATAAAACTGATCGTTCTTCAGCAGCATTATTAAAGTATGTGTTGCAAGATTATTCAAAGGATGAAGTACTAAAAATTCCACCACCTCTTGATCACAA aaatgcTGAGCTTGAAAGTATGATCGCTGCCTTGAAAGCGCATTTCTTGGAACATGCCAACATCAGTCAGCTGACGTTTTTTAGTGGTGTTGGATTTGGCTTGCTTGGTGTGTTTGCTGCATTGCTTTTCATCTTACGCAGATATCGAAAAAAGAAACTCTTATAG
- the LOC143447363 gene encoding L-threonine dehydratase catabolic TdcB-like — protein sequence MERTINIQDIHSSIKQAYHRIKPYVYHTPLVHSLPFSNNTKVNVYLKLESEQKTGSFKVRGSFNKLLGETSDLKHEYVTASTGNHGMACALALSTLGKKGVVFVPITVNPAKESSLREYGIELRKYGDDCVKTEREARQYAVANGMAYISPYADMQIIYGQGTIAEELAQDLSHIDAVFVTVGGGGLISGIGSYFKVFSKETEIVGCLPENSPVMMESVKSGQIIEMVSLETLSDASAGGIEQGSPTVPICQVVVDRWVTVSEEEIANAMLLVLEKHHKVVEGAAGVALASFLKCTKEYEGKNVVIVLCGSNLSMDNLKFVISKSK from the coding sequence ATGGAGAGAACAATCAATATACAAGACATTCATTCATCAATCAAGCAAGCATATCATAGGATCAAACCATATGTGTATCATACACCATTAGTTCATTCACTGCCGTTTTCAAACAAtacaaaagttaatgtttatttgaaactTGAGTCGGAACAAAAAACTGGCTCCTTTAAGGTGAGAGGATCATTCAATAAACTTCTTGGGGAGACTTCGGATCTCAAGCATGAGTATGTCACTGCTTCTACAGGAAATCATGGTATGGCGTGTGCTTTAGCATTATCAACTCTTGGGAAGAAGGGTGTGGTCTTTGTTCCGATCACTGTAAATCCAGCCAAAGAAAGTTCATTGCGAGAATATGGAATTGAATTGCGAAAGTATGGTGACGACTGCGTTAAAACAGAAAGAGAAGCCAGACAGTATGCCGTCGCAAATGGAATGGCATACATTTCACCATATGCAGATATGCAAATCATTTATGGGCAAGGCACTATTGCAGAAGAGTTAGCACAAGATTTATCACACATAGATGCAGTGTTTGTTACTGTGGGAGGCGGTGGGCTAATATCAGGCATAGGGTCatatttcaaagtatttaGCAAAGAAACAGAGATTGTGGGATGTTTGCCAGAGAATTCACCTGTGATGATGGAATCTGTAAAAAGTGGCCAGATTATTGAAATGGTATCCCTCGAAACATTGTCAGATGCATCTGCTGGAGGTATAGAACAAGGTTCACCAACGGTTCCTATTTGTCAAGTAGTGGTGGACCGATGGGTGACAGTTTCAGAGGAAGAGATTGCAAATGCCATGCTGCTTGTGCTTGAAAAGCATCATAAGGTTGTAGAAGGAGCAGCAGGAGTTGCATTAGcttcttttttaaaatgtaCTAAGGAATATGAAGGAAAAAATGTTGTGATTGTTCTATGCGGCTCCAATCTGTCTATGGataatttaaagtttgttattAGTAAATCTAAATGA
- the LOC143447356 gene encoding translation initiation factor eIF2B subunit delta-like, protein MQSADVGDPSKANKAVKKSVKKERRKEKISNKGDSSKSQQQQSVQQFDGAVAPKSKAELRAERRAKQEAERAAKTLKKEEQAKSNKAKGPQVSANLQVDDPKVQKKAAKKLEKQQVPQRTEGHKKVTLFSHLHQYERSVSITKDIGFGSTGIHPAIIKLGLQYAEGIITGSNARCAALMNAVCHLIADYETPPQKELARHLESKLKPAISFLNQCRPLSVSMGSAIKYMKIKITKIPSDMSDDKAKQELISDLQAFVHVNITLAKQAISNSACSKISDGDVVMIYGSSSLIIHVLNAAFKTGRNFRVVVVDGRPKLSGIRALRHLCRAGIKCSYVLISAVSYIMPEVTKVFLGAHGLLSNGYVMGSVGTSLVSMAAKARGVPVIVCCEAYKFCERVQTDSFVNNEIGDPRDLLATDGSSSGPLIKEDAYKNLDSLKVLYLTYDVTPPQYMAMVVTELGMLPCTSVPVVLRVRSFDT, encoded by the exons ATGCAATCTGCTGATGTTGGTGACCCAAGTAAAGCAAACAAAGCTGTAAAGAAATCggttaaaaaagaaagaagaaaagaGAAGATTTCCAATAAAGGAGATTCCAGCAAATCCCAGCAGCAACAG AGTGTTCAACAGTTTGATGGAGCTGTGGCTCCTAAGTCTAAAGCAGAATTACGAGCTGAAAGAAGGGCAAAGCAG GAAGCAGAGAGGGCCGCAAAAACCTTAAAGAAAGAGGAGCAGGCAAAGAGCAACAAGGCAAAGGGTCCTCAAGTTTCTGCCAATCTTCAG GTTGATGACCCAAAAGTACAAAAGAAAGCTGCCAAAAAGTTAGAAAAGCAACAAGTCCCACAGAGAACTGAAGGCCATAAAAAAGTCACTTTGTTTTCACATCTTCATCAGTATGAAAGGAGTGTGTCAATTACAAAAGACATTGG ATTTGGCTCCACCGGTATTCATCCAGCTATAATTAAACTCGGATTACAATATGCTGAGGGCATAATTACAGGCTCCAATGCAAGGTGTGCAGCTTTGATGAATGCAGTCTGTCATCTTATTGCTGATTACGAAACTCCACCACAGAAAGAGTTGGCCAGACATTTGGAGTCTAAACTTAAACCAGCTATAAG ctttttaaaCCAATGCAGACCTCTTTCAGTATCCATGGGAAGCGCTATTAAGtacatgaaaatcaaaataactaaaattcCAAGTGACATGAGTGATGATAAG GCAAAACAAGAGTTGATTTCCGACCTGCAAGCTTTTGTTCACGTTAACATTACGCTTGCAAAGCAAGCAATATCAAACTCAGCTTGTTCCAAAATTAGTGATGGTGACGTTGTAATGATATATGGCAG TTCTTCATTAATCATCCATGTACTCAATGCTGCATTCAAAACCGGACGAAACTTCCGAGTAGTTGTTGTGGATGGTCGTCCAAAATTATCTGGTATAAGGGCTTTGCGACACTTGTGCCGGGCTGGCATAAAATGCTCTTATGTACTTATATCTGCCGTTTCCTACATCATGCCAGAG GTAACCAAGGTATTTCTTGGTGCACACGGCCTTCTCTCCAACGGTTATGTAATGGGTTCCGTTGGTACTTCGCTAGTTTCGATGGCAGCGAAAGCTCGAGGTGTGCCTGTTATCGTCTGCTGTGAAGCTTATAAGTTTTGCGAACGGGTGCAAACCGACTCTTTTGTGAACAATGAAATAG GTGACCCGCGTGACTTGCTTGCGACCGATGGTTCATCTAGCGGCCCATTAATAAAAGAAGATGCGTATAAAAATCTAGATTCATTAAAG gtTCTTTATTTGACATACGACGTTACGCCACCGCAGTACATGGCCATGGTTGTCACTGAACTCGGAATGCTTCCTTGCACCTCAGTCCCTGTTGTTCTTCGGGTGCGAAGTTTCGATACGTGA